In Zingiber officinale cultivar Zhangliang chromosome 9B, Zo_v1.1, whole genome shotgun sequence, the genomic window atcaattaaaaagaatatattagggttcttttaaaattaatttaaagtaaGTTAGGATTCGATTTTACGATCCGATCTTATGACTGCTCTAATAATTTTATCTAAACTCTCGATTTTGACAATACTATTCCCAACATCCACATAGTCCGCACTCCGCACCACGGTCGCCAGAGCAGCACATTCAAACTCCAACCAGAATGGTGACATCATCTCCAATTTGCCGGTAAGTATTTGATGACAGGGTTGTGCTATGTGGTGTTATTTATAGATCTCTAATGCCCTAAAAAACTAAAGAAAAGTATGAATTGAAtaggtttttttatttatttagtatgaaatatattatatatatatatatatatatatatatatatatatatatatatatatatatatatatatatatatattaaggtcAAATCCAGTGTGCCCAATGATCCTAATACCTCACCACAACAAACTTACCTTTGGCGAGCTAATTGACAAATGTGCTTGTGGTGGCTTGGCTACGAGTCATGTCCATGATATATTTGAAAGTCTGATATCACTTAGCAAATTGTATTCTTCTTTtgatccttcttccttctttaatTTCTAATCTGTCATCAAAATAgtattatgaaaaattgaaatttcaatatgactttaaaaaaaattctcgtTTTTTTCTCCTcaatttttgttttcttctttatccaaCTTTTTGGTAAACAGAGACTAAGTTTGAAAACTGTGGATAATAACTAGAATTAATCCATGAAAATTCCACAATTAGAAGGAAACTCACGGAACATATTCTTtagattttttcttcttcttatgtaTGTCAAATATAATGTTGCATGTTAATGTCACAGTCGTCAACTCTTGGCCAAGGAATTAGTAGCGAAATCTAGTTCATGAAAAGTGAGTTTGATTAGTTTATAAGATAGACAAATGTTGGAGGATTTGGCATGCGCGTGTAGATGAAATTGCTCTGAGATGTAACACATGGATCGGAGGGCCTCAAACTcgataatatataattatatcgACTATGGAATAAAGATATTtccaaaataaaataagaaattttaatatatatatatttttaaagaagGTATTTTTTTCAGATAATAAAGCTAAGGGGATGATTTATTCTTTACAATTTATTACCTATATGATGATTAAAGTCCCCAAACATAAAATACACTAGTAAAATAGTTAAGAGAACCAAAAAAAATAGAGTTTGAATTCCATCAAAGATGAATATTTTaaagattgatttttaaatatGCATAAGTTTTTCTCCTAATTTACCTGAGGCGAACTAAAAGCGACTATCTCCAAAATTAATCGGATGAAATTTAGAGActtgaattatatataaaaaagaatACATGATGATTAAATAAATTAATCTACAGTATGAAACCATATCATTAATCATGTTTTTCAGTTCATCACGTTTAATCTTATTTCATTTCGTGGCCAGAAAACACACAAACATATTATTTATTCATAATTATTTCTAGGccttatttattattataataatatatccTTAGTTATTATTGTAATTATGGCTAATACGGTCTTTCGCCGATGAAGTTGCCGGGGGGATTGTAGTTGCAGATGATGAAGATGGCGCCGCTGTCGCACCGGACGCGTCCGCAGCCGATCGCCGTCGACGACCGCCACACCACTTGCGTGTAGTGGCCGCACACCTGACCGGTGGCGCAGGTGTTGCTGGCGTAGTCGTAGTACTGCCGCTCCGCCACCCAGGCCCTCACGGCGTCCGCCGCAGTGTAGTCGCGGCCGGATCCCCAGAAGATGTTCTCGCCGTAGGGCCCGCCCGAGTGCACCAGCTGGCAGTCCCTGGCCCGCTGGTTCGCGTAGTTCTGCGCGTACGTCGCCACGCGGCTGTCCCACGACACCGGCGGCAGACCCGCGCCGACGTTCGCGCGCGCCGCGTTGTGGGCGTTCACGTAGTCCTGAGGCGAGTTCTGCGCCACGACCGCCGGCGCAACCGCCAGAGCCACCGCGGCGGCGCACACCAACGCCAGCAGGAATGATGACGTCATCTCTAATTAATCAGTAGTCGATGAGAGAGCTCTGCTCCTGCTTCTGCTTTGCGGTGTTATTTATAGATCTCTAATGCCCTAAACAAAAACTAAAGAAAAGTATGAATtgaatagattttattatttttttagtatcaatttgattttttttttttcatgtcgaATTAAGCGAGTTAACCTCCTTTCCTTCCTCAGCGAACTTGCGTTTGACGAGCCAATAGCCAATGGAACGGCGAACTTGTGGTGGCTTGATTTCGAGTCGCACTCCGTATGGAGGTCACAATCAAATCAGCGGTGAattaaagaaaaatctttaatcaTAATGTTAATTTTAAATGTAATTTTTATGTCCAAAAAATCTTATTTTCATTCCTtgtatataaagttttatttgttttaatttCATCATGCAAATATCATTACGTCCTAATTACTCCTcaaattttttatgttaaaaaagttcaaaaatgaatataattcctcttaaattcagcactttaaattagaatcaaatatattttctatcaaaattatccctcatattttttaggtacaaaaagtctaaaaacgagtataattcctattaaattatGTACTTTTTACTAGAATCAAGTATATATTCTATTAAATTGATTATCACTTTATAATTGCCCCTgagattttttaggtataaaaaataaaaaaatgaatataattactctaattcagcactttaaactaaaatcgaatatattttctatcaaaattgcccCTTATATTTTAtaagtacaaaaagtctaaaaatgggtataattcctattaaatttagcactttaaactaaaatcgagtatattttctatcaaattgaacacgacttttttcctacttaatataattcctcctaaattcagcatcatttaaagaaaatctagtatatttccatccaattgagcatcatttaaagaaaatctagtatattttccatccaattgaggtggaaaaagagtcgtgctaaatttgatagaaaatatactatattctaatttaatgtgttgaatttaagaagaattatacttatttttggactttttatacctaaaaatatcagAGGTAATTAGGTAAATTAGCGTCCATTATATTTGATtggggagtgaaaacaaagattttTATCAATGAGAACTACATTCAATGTTTTATTTCTGATTAGGGACTATATGTAAATTTTCCCCACAATCAGACCATATTGTATGATTAGATCTGTTTGAAAATTCAAGTCCCCCAGGACTAGATGCGATGGTACAAGTTGGAGGACAGATTTTTCAAATACTCACgcaatatgcaaataaatatttaTCATATTTGAATCACTCATGGCGTTGGGTTGTTTCTTATGGTTCATCTTTTTAGATTTATCCGATGGTCGATAAGATATGATCAGTCATCTTCAAATAAATGAAAGATAGAAATATTTAACACATGCTTTTCTTTTATGTTTGAAAATTCATACCATTCAATACATACAATACAATGTATTCTTTCTATGCTTTCACTTTCTTACTTTTCAATTTCATCCTCAACAAAAAGTTGATATGATATTATTATTGTTCTAATTAaagattaaacttaaaattttaaacctaaatcaagTTCACAAATTACTCCTCTCTTTTTTTTCCACTTTTTTCTTCCTCAATTTTCCTTAGTAAACAAAGCCGAATTTGAAAAGTAAGTGGATAAGAATTATAGTCTATGTAAATTCCACAATTAGAAGGAAACTCACGGAACATATTTTTTAGATATTTGTTCTTAGTTATGTCGAATATAATGTTGTTAATGTCAAAGTTGGCCACGGAAGTAATAGTGACATGTAGTTGATGAAACATGAGTTTGATTAGTTTAAGATGGACAAATGTTGGATGATTTGACACGTACGTGTAGCTTGAAGCTGTCTTAGGGAGCTCAATATAATCCAATGGATTTGGCCggtaatgacaaaaaaaaaaaaaaaaaaattgattacttTATTGTTACGTTAAAGATTTTGGTGTCAAGCAAATCTTAAGTTAGCATTCATTGTTAAGTGACACGATATCATTTTGATTAAGTGGCATAATATCATATTAGGTCCATCTCCAATTCACATCATCAAATTTGATATAATTTTCATATTAAAATGGTATAATTTCAACATCAAATACTATTTCAACTCCAACCCATCAACACCATATCACAcccaaaaagaatattttttagaatattctattattcttattaatttttttatatgataattattatatttaaaattaatacttcttAATATTTGATATCATATAAAATACTTGAATATCACACCAAATGgtgctcatatatatatataatttttatttttaattttattatataattactcaggcataaatatattttaaaaatattatataatcacacacaattaggataaaatattttactattttatatttaaaacaaaCAAGGATACTTAATTGAAAATATAATATTACAAGACTTTAACTTTTAGAATTACTATATTGTTcccataataattttaataaattaaatatttacaaatatacataataaaattgaaatatgctattaaatatacttaatttaaatttataataaataataattacatttaattatactataaataaagataaagaaaataatatttattaattaattacatttgattttataataatataataaaatttaaaaaaattctctccaTCACCAAATATGGTGATGTGAATAGTGGAACACCATATTGGTGTTCCACTATTCACATCACCATATTTGGTGTGAGATTTGGTGTATGGATTGGAGTAATTTCGTGTTAAATTTACACCAAATTTGGTGTTTTGGTGATGGGTTGGAGATGCCCTAATGAAAAAGAAGTAAAATCGTCATCATAACAAGACTTACTTttgtgtatttattatttttattgtattgAGTGTGAAtattgttagattatatatatttatttgtttatagtttttaggatatttttttttattcagaGTTTAGAGTTTTTTAGCTTATACTCTATTTTCAATTAtcaattttgaattaataatatatctagtttttttctttttcttaatttctatatgATATCAGAGCAAGATTTTCTTTCTTTGACCTAATTTTTTCTACCATCTCCTGTTATTGATTACTGTTATCACTACCGTCTTCTACTACTGCTGCTAATTTCGGCGCCGACGTCCTATCCTGCCGATTTTGATGCTGACGACCTGCCTTGTCGATTTCTACACCGACGCTCTTTTCTGCTAATTTCGGTGTCGACGCTCTTTTTTGTAGATTTCGGCGTCGACGTCCTATACTGTTGATTTCGACGTTGATGCTCTTACTGTCGATTTCGGTGTCGACGCCCTATGTTACCGATTTTGATATTGACATCCTTTTTTATTGATTTTGACACTGACGTCCTGTGCTACCGATTTCTACGTTTGATATCCTTTTCTGCCTCGAATTCTCTGTGAGACCACGGATCATCCTGACACTAGTTTTTATGGATCGTATAGATGTGTATCCTTATAGTTTGGTTATTCTGAGCATTATTCGTTCTGTCATCATACTTGATTTTGTgcagatgcttcatggaaatttgatCTGTATATGTTGGAGCAGTTTCAATAGTTCCTTGCTTCATAGCCCTCTGCCATCTCAACTTCCTCAGATTTGTCATCATAtgg contains:
- the LOC122024418 gene encoding pathogenesis-related protein 1-like codes for the protein MTSSFLLALVCAAAVALAVAPAVVAQNSPQDYVNAHNAARANVGAGLPPVSWDSRVATYAQNYANQRARDCQLVHSGGPYGENIFWGSGRDYTAADAVRAWVAERQYYDYASNTCATGQVCGHYTQVVWRSSTAIGCGRVRCDSGAIFIICNYNPPGNFIGERPY